A genomic window from Halomonas sp. LR3S48 includes:
- the tssM gene encoding type VI secretion system membrane subunit TssM, whose product MWKSVKSGLSRWVPGASRAQSNANLAKAHGNKAQGIGKRASKLTVVLWWLLLGALIVAIWWLGPMWQVRDTYPLAPWLNRLLATLALVTLAAVIWGIRLARRLREVDDERRQNERRQLDPVLSQVEQQEATLNATLHELLDNLGAGPGARYKLPWYLVMGVENAGKTSLINRSGQNFSLTHVMKASGQGKKGNQYGFDWWIGDKAVLIDPDGELLTQGALEGGEPQELQSRLWDHFVGWLERNRAQRPLDGVVLVLDLARLSDARVAVRKAYASLLRARMRELMERHGARLPVYVTFSKMDLLHGFDDFFRHYSRAARRAPLGFTFSAESVERVDQWADEFADSYDAMLERLNRSLPTLLAECRDREERESVFRFVRQLAGLRDVLLGFLSEALSSDRYSTAAMVRGTYFTSVYQQGVPEDPFVDAAARRYGMADTTQPAHRAARSALYFTEELFDKVIYPEAGLAGDNARAARRRRRLRRVSAFACLVGGLALVGGWSHFYQKNTQALAAVEEKAQDFLAAQPDELHSDDPTGYALLEPLDRLRAATLEFGDYREHLPWLADMGLYQGHAVGREVENAYLAMLSYHFLPSLMVGIMDDMNRAEAGSNDKLALLRVLRMMSDASGRQPERVEAYMERRWQRAFPQRGTVQERLLDHLAYAMAHTDLEGRVAAGDRHAEQAMAALRGSLQAAQEELSRQPMDERVYATLKANSGSRSGAALELHQGVGPSFNAVFMARDDELERLRLPTLLTRDGFEGYFLKEIEQATELALIDLWVLGQRDDIVFSAADERQLRDALHERYVSDYHVTWRQALDDLYLVPLPDIDQAVVVADTLLGASRPLDRLLGEVAHHTQLYPELPVDDEVARQALERSPRYRLAGEIERNFRDLNGLLEARGDNPADIAEIKVAIGELRDYLREVQGASDPGRAAFVSARDRLALRGGDPIHNLKRIAENTPAPVDRMLESLADQSWQLLMASAIRHLEHQWLDEVVAPYQERLAGRYPLVPSASREVALNDFEAFFAAGGILDRFYQDNLRPFIEEAPEYLVDAEGSPLLRDSVFTAIQRAEQIRQAYFGRDGVLDVEFALEPVSLSPDKRRSVINIDGQIIDYAHSASSRVSMIWPNALRGGNESRITLVPSQVNRSPRSLSRDGAWAWFRLLDEAEITSASERDLELRFQVDGGSARYRLYATGSRNPFTRPLVAGFQLPTALYAEGGFDVGSL is encoded by the coding sequence ATGTGGAAAAGTGTGAAGTCCGGTCTGAGTCGCTGGGTACCCGGCGCCTCACGAGCACAAAGCAACGCCAACCTGGCCAAGGCGCACGGCAACAAGGCCCAGGGCATCGGCAAGCGGGCGAGCAAGCTCACCGTCGTGCTCTGGTGGCTGCTGCTGGGTGCCCTGATCGTCGCCATCTGGTGGCTGGGACCGATGTGGCAGGTGCGAGACACCTATCCGCTGGCGCCCTGGCTCAACCGGCTGCTCGCCACCCTGGCGCTGGTCACCCTGGCGGCCGTGATATGGGGCATTCGCCTGGCGCGCCGACTGCGCGAGGTGGACGACGAGCGACGCCAGAACGAGCGACGCCAGCTCGACCCGGTGCTGAGCCAGGTGGAGCAGCAGGAGGCCACGCTGAACGCCACCCTGCATGAGCTGCTCGACAATCTCGGTGCCGGCCCCGGGGCGCGCTACAAGCTGCCCTGGTACCTGGTGATGGGCGTGGAGAACGCCGGCAAGACCAGCCTGATCAATCGCTCCGGCCAGAACTTCTCGCTGACCCACGTGATGAAGGCGTCGGGCCAGGGCAAGAAAGGCAACCAGTACGGCTTCGACTGGTGGATCGGCGACAAGGCCGTGCTGATCGACCCGGACGGCGAGCTGCTGACCCAGGGCGCGCTGGAAGGCGGCGAGCCCCAGGAACTGCAGAGCCGGCTGTGGGACCACTTCGTCGGCTGGCTGGAGCGCAACCGCGCCCAGCGCCCGCTGGACGGCGTGGTGCTGGTGCTCGACCTGGCGCGCCTGAGCGACGCCCGGGTGGCGGTGCGCAAGGCCTACGCCTCGCTGCTGCGCGCGCGGATGCGCGAACTGATGGAGCGCCATGGTGCGCGGCTGCCGGTCTACGTCACCTTCAGCAAGATGGACCTGCTGCACGGCTTCGACGACTTCTTCCGCCACTACTCCCGCGCCGCGCGGCGCGCACCGCTGGGCTTCACCTTCAGCGCCGAGAGCGTCGAACGCGTCGACCAGTGGGCCGACGAGTTCGCCGACTCCTACGACGCCATGCTCGAGCGGCTCAACCGCAGCCTGCCCACGCTGTTGGCCGAATGCCGTGACCGCGAGGAGCGCGAATCGGTGTTCCGCTTCGTGCGCCAGCTCGCCGGCCTGCGCGACGTGCTGCTCGGCTTCCTGAGCGAGGCGCTCTCCAGCGACCGCTACTCCACCGCCGCCATGGTGCGTGGTACCTACTTCACCTCGGTCTACCAGCAGGGCGTGCCGGAGGATCCCTTCGTCGATGCCGCCGCGCGCCGCTACGGCATGGCCGATACCACCCAGCCGGCTCATCGCGCCGCACGCAGCGCGCTCTACTTCACCGAGGAACTGTTCGACAAGGTGATCTATCCCGAGGCGGGGCTGGCCGGCGACAACGCCCGCGCCGCCCGGCGTCGTCGCCGCCTGCGCCGGGTCAGCGCCTTTGCCTGCCTGGTGGGCGGGCTGGCGCTGGTGGGTGGCTGGAGCCACTTCTATCAGAAGAACACCCAGGCCTTGGCGGCGGTCGAGGAGAAGGCCCAGGACTTCCTGGCCGCCCAGCCCGACGAGCTGCACAGCGACGACCCCACCGGCTATGCGCTGCTGGAGCCCCTCGACCGCCTGCGCGCCGCCACCCTGGAGTTCGGCGACTATCGTGAGCACCTGCCGTGGCTGGCCGACATGGGCCTCTACCAGGGCCATGCGGTGGGCCGCGAGGTGGAGAACGCCTACCTGGCGATGCTGAGCTACCATTTCCTGCCTTCGCTGATGGTCGGCATCATGGATGACATGAACCGTGCCGAGGCCGGCAGCAACGACAAGCTGGCCCTGCTGCGCGTGCTGCGCATGATGTCTGATGCCAGCGGGCGCCAGCCCGAGCGGGTCGAGGCGTACATGGAGCGGCGCTGGCAGCGTGCCTTCCCCCAGCGCGGCACCGTGCAGGAGCGCCTGCTCGACCACCTCGCCTACGCCATGGCGCATACCGATCTCGAAGGGCGCGTGGCGGCCGGCGATCGTCATGCCGAACAGGCCATGGCGGCGCTGCGCGGCAGCCTGCAGGCCGCCCAGGAGGAACTCTCGCGCCAACCCATGGACGAGCGCGTCTATGCCACCCTCAAGGCCAACAGCGGTAGCCGCAGCGGCGCGGCGCTCGAGCTGCACCAGGGCGTCGGCCCCTCCTTCAACGCCGTGTTCATGGCCCGCGACGACGAGCTGGAGCGCCTGCGCCTGCCGACCCTGCTGACTCGCGACGGCTTCGAAGGCTACTTCCTCAAGGAGATCGAGCAGGCCACCGAGCTGGCATTGATCGACCTCTGGGTGCTGGGCCAGCGCGACGACATCGTCTTCAGTGCCGCCGACGAGCGCCAACTGCGGGACGCCCTGCACGAACGCTACGTCAGCGACTATCACGTGACCTGGCGCCAGGCGCTCGACGACCTCTACCTGGTGCCGCTGCCCGACATCGACCAGGCGGTGGTGGTGGCCGACACCCTGCTCGGCGCCAGCCGGCCGCTGGACCGTCTGCTCGGCGAAGTGGCCCACCACACGCAGCTCTATCCCGAGCTGCCGGTGGACGACGAAGTCGCACGCCAGGCGCTGGAGCGCTCGCCGCGCTACCGCCTGGCCGGCGAGATCGAGCGTAACTTCCGCGACCTCAACGGCCTGCTCGAGGCCCGCGGCGACAACCCGGCCGACATCGCCGAGATCAAGGTCGCCATCGGCGAGCTGCGCGACTACCTGCGCGAGGTGCAGGGCGCCAGCGACCCGGGCCGTGCGGCCTTCGTCAGCGCCCGTGACCGCCTGGCGCTACGCGGCGGCGACCCCATCCACAACCTCAAGCGCATCGCCGAGAACACCCCGGCCCCGGTGGACCGCATGCTCGAGAGCCTGGCCGACCAGAGCTGGCAGCTACTGATGGCCAGTGCCATTCGCCATCTCGAGCATCAGTGGCTCGACGAGGTGGTGGCGCCCTACCAGGAGCGCCTGGCAGGCCGCTACCCGCTGGTACCCAGCGCCTCGCGTGAGGTGGCCCTGAACGACTTCGAGGCCTTCTTCGCAGCCGGCGGCATTCTCGACCGCTTCTACCAGGACAACCTGCGGCCCTTCATCGAAGAGGCCCCCGAGTACCTGGTCGACGCCGAAGGCAGCCCGCTGCTGCGCGACAGCGTCTTCACCGCCATCCAGCGTGCCGAGCAGATCCGCCAGGCCTACTTCGGCCGCGACGGCGTGCTCGACGTGGAGTTCGCCCTGGAGCCGGTGAGCCTCAGCCCCGACAAGCGCCGCAGCGTGATCAACATCGACGGTCAGATCATCGATTACGCCCACAGCGCCAGCTCGCGGGTCTCGATGATCTGGCCCAACGCCCTGCGCGGCGGCAACGAGAGCCGCATCACCCTGGTGCCGAGCCAGGTCAACCGCTCGCCGCGCAGCCTCAGCCGCGACGGTGCCTGGGCCTGGTTCCGCCTGCTCGACGAAGCCGAGATCACCAGTGCCAGCGAGCGCGACCTGGAGCTGCGCTTCCAGGTCGACGGCGGCTCGGCGCGCTACCGCCTGTACGCCACCGGCTCGCGCAACCCGTTCACCCGCCCGCTGGTGGCCGGCTTCCAGCTTCCCACCGCGCTGTATGCCGAAGGAGGTTTCGATGTTGGCAGCCTTTAA
- a CDS encoding GNAT family N-acetyltransferase, protein MLAAFKRLFGSERHKAAPASAVEETKGLEAAAMEDIEGFLEAARRADTQGHSPWVLRDEARLTTLRRALEFTVQRGQWLQRDGGNISRWQGRLLKLRHGDGPSLGMLLACRPDDESAWQLRFFFVEKEWQGSGHGARLLQAARHSLSGVPLNVRLPLACQAAVRSLEEAGFKRMHVNAFEVASFEAPAEWD, encoded by the coding sequence ATGTTGGCAGCCTTTAAGCGCCTGTTCGGCAGCGAACGCCACAAGGCGGCACCTGCCAGCGCGGTAGAGGAGACGAAGGGGCTGGAAGCGGCCGCGATGGAAGACATCGAAGGCTTTCTCGAGGCCGCCCGGCGTGCCGATACCCAGGGGCACTCGCCCTGGGTGCTGCGCGACGAGGCCCGCCTGACCACGCTGCGCCGGGCACTGGAGTTCACCGTGCAGCGCGGCCAGTGGCTGCAGCGTGACGGCGGCAACATCTCCCGCTGGCAGGGCCGGCTGCTCAAGCTGCGCCACGGCGACGGCCCCTCCCTCGGCATGCTGCTGGCTTGCCGGCCGGATGACGAATCGGCTTGGCAGCTGCGCTTCTTCTTCGTCGAGAAGGAGTGGCAGGGTAGCGGCCACGGCGCCCGCCTGTTGCAGGCGGCGCGCCACAGCCTGAGCGGCGTGCCGCTGAACGTGCGGCTGCCCCTGGCCTGCCAGGCCGCCGTACGCAGCTTGGAGGAAGCCGGCTTCAAACGCATGCATGTCAATGCCTTCGAGGTGGCCAGCTTCGAGGCGCCCGCGGAGTGGGACTAG
- a CDS encoding type VI secretion system PAAR protein — MGRKFVLVGDIGTDHDGFPPTPVTAGSPTVLIDGKPAARLGDPLAPHDKPKHPTHPRAIAEGSGSILIDGKPAALTGHAVDCGGVVIGSASSVGGESGGGAFVAAVAAMPPTTSQTSAFSAADSAETALDTSGIAGGQTAELTMSEAGKQWLKDVEQLRLLPYDDQTGREITSWVEGATIGYGYLIPDYEWHLYREGIDSEEAGRLFEEDLLEYEQAVNSAITTPMAQHEFDAAVALAYNIGQRAFESSSAAKLINDPTAVTSYPTLEEAWKAWNKSQGLINRGLINRRAAEWEMYTKGDYIKW; from the coding sequence ATGGGACGCAAATTCGTACTCGTGGGTGATATCGGCACCGACCACGACGGTTTTCCGCCGACGCCGGTCACCGCTGGCAGCCCGACCGTGCTGATCGACGGCAAGCCGGCGGCGCGCCTGGGCGACCCACTGGCGCCGCACGACAAGCCCAAGCACCCCACCCACCCGCGTGCCATCGCCGAAGGCTCGGGCAGCATCCTGATCGACGGCAAGCCCGCCGCCCTCACCGGCCACGCCGTGGATTGTGGCGGCGTGGTGATCGGCTCCGCCAGTTCAGTAGGCGGCGAATCGGGAGGAGGTGCATTTGTTGCAGCTGTTGCAGCAATGCCTCCTACAACCTCACAGACTTCCGCTTTCTCGGCCGCTGATTCGGCTGAGACAGCACTTGATACCTCTGGGATAGCTGGAGGGCAGACAGCAGAACTTACCATGAGCGAAGCTGGCAAACAGTGGCTGAAGGACGTCGAACAGCTTCGTTTGTTGCCCTACGACGATCAGACCGGACGCGAGATTACTTCTTGGGTAGAAGGAGCCACGATTGGTTACGGCTATCTTATACCCGATTATGAGTGGCATTTATATCGTGAAGGTATCGATAGCGAAGAGGCAGGTCGTCTATTTGAAGAAGATTTACTTGAGTACGAGCAAGCGGTAAATTCTGCGATTACGACTCCGATGGCTCAGCATGAATTCGATGCAGCTGTCGCTCTGGCCTATAACATAGGGCAAAGGGCTTTTGAATCTTCCTCTGCAGCTAAGCTGATAAATGATCCTACTGCAGTGACCTCCTATCCAACTCTTGAAGAAGCTTGGAAGGCCTGGAATAAATCGCAAGGATTAATAAACCGAGGCTTGATCAATAGGCGTGCTGCGGAATGGGAAATGTATACCAAAGGAGATTACATAAAATGGTAA